The proteins below come from a single Halobacillus salinarum genomic window:
- a CDS encoding peroxiredoxin, which yields MAERMVAKQAPRFEMDAVLPNKEFGKVSLEENMKNDKWTVLFFYPMDFTFVCPTEITAVSDRFDEFEDLDAEVIGVSTDTIHTHLAWINTSREDNGLGDLQYALAADTNHQVAKDYGVLIEEEGVALRGLFIISPEGELQYQVVNHNNIGRDVDETLRVLQALQTGGLCPANWKPGQETL from the coding sequence ATGGCAGAACGTATGGTAGCCAAGCAAGCACCCCGCTTTGAAATGGATGCGGTGCTTCCAAACAAAGAATTCGGAAAAGTATCATTAGAGGAAAACATGAAAAATGACAAATGGACCGTTCTATTTTTCTATCCAATGGATTTCACATTTGTCTGCCCTACTGAAATCACTGCAGTTTCAGACCGCTTCGACGAGTTTGAAGATTTAGATGCAGAGGTTATCGGTGTATCAACGGATACGATTCATACGCACCTGGCATGGATCAACACTTCTCGTGAAGATAATGGTCTTGGGGACCTTCAATATGCTCTAGCTGCGGATACAAATCACCAAGTAGCTAAAGATTATGGCGTACTCATTGAAGAAGAAGGGGTAGCACTTCGTGGATTGTTTATTATCAGTCCTGAAGGTGAACTTCAATATCAGGTTGTTAACCATAACAATATCGGCCGTGATGTAGACGAAACTCTTCGTGTACTTCAGGCTCTTCAAACGGGTGGACTTTGCCCGGCCAACTGGAAGCCAGGTCAAGAAACTCTATAA
- a CDS encoding mechanosensitive ion channel family protein, with product MNLFEEGFQFNPSVLVEWLITGGLKILILLLAFAIINPIGQKAIRVAIDRMSAQRKLEEGRSKTLEKLSLNIFSYTLLFILVIMLLGAVGIEIGPLLAGAGIVGLAIGFGAQGLVSDIVTGFFILLERQVEVNDYVTAGGYDGIVEEVGIRTTKIRSFDGTLNFVPNRNISGVANHSRGNMRALVDIGIGYDENIDEAMSVLKEVADDFAENDERFKEGPSVLGVQSLGSSDIVIRILGKTENMQQWGVERDLRKAMKEALDRAGIEIPYPHHVFVEKKEEG from the coding sequence ATGAATTTATTTGAAGAAGGATTTCAATTTAATCCGAGTGTATTAGTAGAATGGCTGATTACAGGTGGACTGAAAATCTTGATCTTGCTGCTTGCTTTCGCCATTATTAACCCAATCGGACAAAAAGCGATTCGAGTAGCCATTGATCGTATGAGCGCACAAAGAAAACTTGAAGAAGGACGAAGCAAAACACTGGAAAAACTCTCTTTAAACATTTTTTCCTACACTTTGCTGTTTATTCTAGTCATTATGCTCCTAGGTGCAGTGGGGATTGAAATCGGACCGCTTCTAGCCGGTGCCGGCATAGTTGGTTTAGCTATTGGCTTTGGCGCACAAGGGCTCGTTTCAGACATCGTAACAGGCTTCTTTATTCTCCTTGAACGTCAGGTGGAAGTGAATGATTATGTTACTGCCGGCGGTTATGATGGAATTGTTGAGGAAGTTGGAATTCGCACAACCAAAATCCGCAGCTTTGACGGAACATTGAATTTTGTACCTAACCGCAATATCTCAGGGGTCGCCAACCATTCTCGTGGAAATATGAGAGCCCTTGTCGATATAGGTATTGGTTATGATGAAAATATCGATGAAGCAATGAGTGTTTTAAAAGAAGTCGCTGATGATTTTGCCGAGAACGATGAACGTTTTAAAGAAGGGCCTAGTGTATTAGGAGTACAGAGCCTCGGGTCATCCGATATAGTTATCCGCATTCTCGGTAAAACGGAAAATATGCAGCAGTGGGGCGTTGAACGTGACTTGAGAAAAGCAATGAAAGAAGCTCTTGACCGGGCAGGAATTGAAATTCCATACCCTCATCACGTATTCGTAGAGAAAAAAGAAGAAGGATAA
- a CDS encoding hemolysin family protein, whose translation MESTIKLLVVALLILFTAFFVASEFAIVKVRKTKLEARVKKGSKKAELALNMVNNLDNYLSACQLGITITALGIGWLGEPALDHILEPLLGNLEVPEAINQTISIAIAFFIITFLHVVLGELAPKTFAIQKAEAITLGVARPLIFFNKLMRPLIWLLNGSANIFVRMFGMETAKESDEVHSEEELRHILSQSYEQGEINRSEYTYVDRIFEFDNRTAKEIMIPRTEMAVVDINDSIHTVIRDMKQHGYTRYPVIDDDKDRVLGVIHMKEFFYENVEEHGTLEPFIRPVLKVFENIPIANLLVRMKKARTHLAVLIDEYGGTAGIVTVEDILEEIVGEIRDEFDYEEEREIKRLKNGHFLLEGKVSIQDVNDFFDAHLDHEDFDTISGWIYTQDFDAREGTVVYDRNLYFKVVDMEDGQIRKVEAWRAED comes from the coding sequence ATGGAGTCAACTATAAAATTATTAGTGGTGGCACTACTAATTTTATTCACTGCGTTTTTTGTAGCAAGTGAATTTGCCATAGTAAAGGTGAGAAAAACGAAGCTTGAAGCTCGCGTGAAAAAAGGGAGTAAAAAAGCAGAGCTCGCATTAAATATGGTAAATAATCTTGACAATTATTTGTCAGCTTGTCAGCTGGGGATTACGATTACAGCTTTAGGCATTGGCTGGCTGGGAGAACCAGCTTTAGATCACATATTAGAACCTCTATTAGGAAATTTAGAAGTTCCTGAAGCCATTAATCAAACGATCTCTATTGCTATTGCCTTTTTTATCATTACCTTTTTACACGTAGTTTTAGGAGAACTAGCTCCCAAAACGTTTGCCATTCAAAAAGCGGAGGCGATCACTTTAGGTGTAGCAAGACCGCTTATCTTTTTTAATAAACTCATGCGCCCTTTGATTTGGCTGCTGAATGGATCAGCCAATATATTTGTCCGAATGTTTGGGATGGAAACTGCCAAGGAATCTGATGAAGTCCATTCTGAGGAAGAATTAAGGCATATCCTTTCTCAAAGTTATGAGCAAGGGGAAATTAACCGCTCCGAATACACCTATGTAGACCGTATCTTTGAATTTGATAACCGAACAGCGAAGGAAATCATGATTCCCCGGACAGAAATGGCGGTTGTGGATATAAATGACTCCATTCATACGGTAATTCGGGATATGAAACAACATGGATATACGAGATATCCGGTTATTGACGATGACAAAGACCGGGTTTTAGGTGTCATTCATATGAAAGAGTTTTTTTATGAAAACGTGGAAGAACATGGAACGTTAGAGCCATTTATACGTCCAGTGCTAAAAGTATTTGAAAATATTCCGATTGCTAATTTACTTGTAAGAATGAAAAAAGCCCGCACCCACCTAGCTGTCCTGATTGATGAATACGGAGGGACAGCAGGGATTGTGACAGTAGAAGACATCCTTGAAGAAATCGTGGGTGAAATACGTGATGAATTTGACTATGAAGAAGAACGCGAAATTAAACGTTTAAAAAATGGTCATTTTTTGCTGGAAGGTAAAGTTTCGATCCAGGATGTAAATGATTTTTTTGATGCTCATTTAGACCACGAAGATTTTGATACGATTTCCGGCTGGATTTATACGCAGGATTTTGATGCAAGAGAAGGTACAGTCGTATATGACAGAAATTTATATTTTAAAGTTGTTGATATGGAGGATGGGCAGATTAGAAAGGTGGAGGCCTGGAGGGCTGAGGACTGA
- a CDS encoding YkuS family protein, with protein sequence MKRIAIEESLSDIRSALQEKGYELVTMKTQEDANDCECCIISGQDRNMMGVMDTVTQGTVIDAHGRTADEVCQEVESRFS encoded by the coding sequence ATGAAAAGGATAGCTATTGAAGAGAGTTTGTCGGATATACGTTCAGCACTTCAGGAAAAAGGGTATGAATTAGTGACGATGAAAACTCAGGAAGATGCAAACGACTGTGAATGCTGTATCATTTCCGGACAGGACCGGAATATGATGGGTGTAATGGATACAGTTACGCAAGGTACGGTTATTGATGCACATGGACGAACAGCGGATGAAGTGTGCCAGGAAGTCGAATCCCGTTTTTCCTGA